Part of the Antechinus flavipes isolate AdamAnt ecotype Samford, QLD, Australia chromosome 2, AdamAnt_v2, whole genome shotgun sequence genome is shown below.
ataaagaggactgccccaaacattttgacacatacaggtccctttctcttttttaagatctaGGAGCATCTTCTTAGGTAGATTTCGAATACTTTTTTGACCTGGCCCTTTCATGTTCATCAAAGAATGTCCAATGATTAGGGCCAGAGTAAATTAAATTATAGAGAGGTTTAATACTTATGTGGGAAGAGAACACCAATCTTGCAGTTAGTTGTGAAGTAACTATAGGCTTTAGGATAGAGACAGTAAAGTTGCAAGGAAATCTTAGGATACATTGACTGAGGGATTAGAGTAATAAGGTTGACATTggtccttcctattttcctccctctctcccctccacccTGCCCCTGCTCTTGAGTTAGTCATGAAGGACAATGATTCTTTATGTCTCAGGATTTAGTATCTAGACTTGTGGAGCTGATAGTGATATTGACCTAGTAGAAGCTACTTATGACCTTTTTCCTGCCTTTTAAACTCAAAGAGTctataatatttttcacttttatagcattttatctTCTACAAAAGGATTTTCTATCCATTGGTAAGTTCTGTTTGCATGTATATTAGTATATCTTTGGGTGCACATGTTGATTTGCATACATATGAATGTGCTTATACATGAACATTTATAAAGGAGCTTGtagtatgtttatatttatatatgcctgCTTATGTTGATCTTGCTATAGAATAATGATGTAACTAACTGTTGTCTATCTTCTTTAGGACAGTAACTTGATTACCACGGTAACACAAGAGCCCATTAAACCTGGCAGATATCCAATCAGTCCCTGATAacattccttccccttccttgtaTGGTCTTCTGGATGTCCATCTTGCTGACCTCAGTTGGTGGCATGGAGGGGCATTGCCTAATGCTGACTGGGAAATGTGTGTGAACCACTGACCCAATGGTGAGGAATTGCTTTTATGATGCAGATGCATAGACACCTGCCATGGATGTTTAATCTCTACAGCTAAATTTTTTGGGGATATATTGTGGAAGAGTAGGTACTGTGTAGGCCTATTACTTTTCTCTTATCCTCTCCTTCGCCCAGGTCTGAAGgtagagggtggggggaagatagCAGGTAGGGTGGGACATGAGAGAGACTAGGTTGGGGGTTTAACTTAAGGGGAGCCAGAGGAGAGAATGGGAAAGATGAGGAAAGACAGAAGCATTAGGAAAGGGATTTAATTAATTTGGTTGGGGGGAATGGAGAATCTAAGGAATGTCCTTGGGAATCTAGGGAGCCTGGATATCAACCTCAGAAAAAGAGACCTGTTGTTGCTCTCTCTCCTCCAACCCCCCGCCCTCCAGTTcctattccttcttcttccccttggctcagtttttttttttaaacaactgagGGACTCTACTGTATGGGTCTCTCATTCCTGTACCCTCTCGCCCAAGTTTTGTATGCTTGTTCTTCATTCTAGGACATTAAAAGCCAGTACTGGACTGATGATGATTCAGATGGGGACAATGAGTCAGAGGAATTCCTCTATGGAGTACAGGTGAAGACCTACTTTAGGATAACCCATGGCTGAAAGTTGTGACTATAGTTACATCTAAAAACTCTAATGATCCCAGACTCAGAACATGGGGATGTAGTCCTGCTCTCTCCAACTCAGGCCTGCTGTAGAGGAGTTGAGACAGTCCCTATGGAGGTAGTCATGTATAGTTGTATGTATAAGTAACCAATCTGTGTTTTGCCAGCCACTTCTCTTTCTAGTCACTAACAATAGGGCTAATTGATCATCCTACTTCCAATTCCTAAAAATTATCATTGCTCTGAATAAGAGTCTAAAGCATAGGAGTGGTAGAGACTTTCCTTATACAGAGCCTGTTTGAATTGTTTTCTGCGTTCTTCAGCATAAATTTTATATTCCCACCCCGTCCACTAGCTTGCTCCAGGGTTGTCCAGAGAGATATAGTTAAAACCAAAGCCATGATCTAAGGCTGGGAGGGGAAATCAGAGACTCTTAATGTGTGACGCTTGGACTCAAAGaattaatactttttattatGGGTATGGGTATCCTGGGTTACCCATTATCTGTTGATAAAGTCCCTCACGTGGTATGCCACATTTATCCTTTATGATCTAAATTGTTAAGCTACTTATTCTTGTCCCTGGAGttatcttttgtttattcttccttATTGTCTCTTTGTATGTCACCCATTTAGGGAAGCTGTGCAGCAGATTTATATCGACATCCACAGCTTGATGCTGACATTGAAGCCGTGAAAGAGATCTATAGTGAGAACTCAGTGTCCATCAGGTGGGCTGAGTGGGGTTGGAGGGAGACAGGactcttttctttaaataattcccATAGAATAGATTCTTAActatttagtttagtttttttagttgtttttttgatGTTATGGACCTCTTTGGTATTCTAATAAAACCTGTGAACCCtttcttagaatgtttttaaatgcataaaatttgtAGTACTgtaaaggaaagcaattatattgaaatgaaaatgcaattttttcccccatccaaaTTCATAAATTGCTTGAAACCTATCCATAGATCTCTTGTGATTCTGTAGATCCTGGGGTAAGAACTCCTGCCCTTGAAGAAGTCATCATCAAATGAGTGACTTGGGGTAGAGAACCCAGATTAATCTTCACCCTCTTCTATCCCTCTCGCCATTTGCATTAGTTTCTTAGGCCAACACCTTCCCTGTCCCCCACCTTTTCATCTTGCCCCCACCACTCCTAGATTCTTACTTCTAGCCATATGTGCTTCTGCAGAGAATATGGAACCATTGATGATGTGGACATTGACCTCCACATCAACATCAGCTTCCTTGATGTAAGTGATGCTGATTTTTGTTCAGAGCATGTTGAGAAACATTCCCAAGCTGagtaggggaaagggggagggccATGTTATCTATATGTTTCCTTCATAGCATGTTTTTTAAGCTCTCTCATTCCTTAGACTATAAAGTACGTATGGCCATGTGCCTGCATTTGAATTTAAACATGTGTATGTGTGGCAGATATCAAGTTTATTTGAGTATATGTTTATGTAATTATACATACCCCTTCCACAGCCATTACCTTCTGTTGTCATGATCCAAGCAATCTTCTACCCTTTTCCCCAGGAGGAAGTCTCCACGGCTTGGAAGGTTCTTCGGACAGAGCCCATTGTGTTGAGGCTACGGTTCTCACTCTCTCAGTACCTTGATGGACCTGGTAAAAGTGGCTATTGGGACTTGATTGGGTGAGGTCAGGGAACATTTTTGTGTGTAtagcatttccttcctttcttcagatCCTGAAATAACTAAAACAGGAGAGAGGATCTCTTAGGTTTTTCCTCCATCCTACTTTTTTTGTCTTAGTTCTCTTATTCCCAAGTCCTTGGCTGGTGTCTTTTGGGATTAAATAATTCATAATCTTTGTTCTAAATGTATTCCCTTCACTCTCTATTGTCTAAAGGCCTTTGAAGCAATTTTGCTTAAGTGACTGAGAAAATCCTTTTTATTTAGTTGTGTCTTGAGAACCTTCTCACAACTCTATACTTGCCATTCCTTCCCACTTAATGGCACTTGATATGTTCTTGGGAACTCAGAACAATGTGGATACACTTTTCAATATTGTTCTTTGCAGAACCATCAATTGAGGTTTTCCAGCCATCCAATAAAGAAGGGTTCGGGCTGGGTCTTCAGTTGAAAAAGTAAGAATTCTGACCTTTTCTAGTTATTACAAGACAAGAGGGTGGTGAATGGAGCAGATGTACATATGTGTAGATGGTTGGGCAGATAGGTTTTTGACCAAAGATTTCCTTCTGAGAGATAACCAGGGCTGAGAAGATATTGactatttcttcattcttgaaaCCAGTGGGAATTGCTGGGATTTTGCAGTAGTTAGGCTTGATTACATTTCAATTGCATTGATTGAGATCCCAGTAGGGAATGTTGATCCCTTTATTCAAAGAGTCTATCTTGGATCATTTCAAGGTACTCTATGTGGTTCTCacagattctttttctttgattttgtccTTAGTTATTTGAAATATATCACAATCTTACAGGTCAAATGATTGATATGCCAATTGTTGGGCTTCCCTTGGAAAAGTGACCAGGGAGAATAGATagggaaagagaataatataaCAAAACTTGTTCACGtctcttttcttaacttttcagcaaaattcatgcttttttccccatttttattctttatatccatattattcatatagaCACTAAATAATCCTTTCTGGGCTATGTTTTACTTCTACTCTCGTTAATATATAGGGTATGAACTACCAGTCTCCAGATGCCTTATGTAAGAAAATCCCTGGGGTCTCCAACAGTATAGCTTCCTAATAATTGATCCCACTGAGTAGAAGCCACTAATCTTGGGGCCACTAGGAGAgagtccctctcttttcttctgagGACTCAGTAAAAGGCATATTTTCTGTGTACCACTTGTGTTAAGATCATGAGTCTTCTGCTAGAGTTGACCTTGAACTGGAAATCTAGGTGTGATTAATTTGTGGTATTCATTCAGTCCTTGATCATCCCTTTTCTACTGAATCTGTTGAAAACTGCTCTTTCTTTTCACCTGAGGATCCTTGGAATGTTCACATCCCAACAATGGAAGCATCTCAGCAACGACTTCCTGAAGACCCAGCAAGAGAAGCGGCACAGTTGGTTCAAGGCAAGTGGCACCATCAAGAAATTTCGAGCAGGCCTCAGCATTTTTTCACCTATTCCCAAGTGAGTATAGGTCTGGAAACTCCAGTcctccttttactttttcttattctACTTTCATTTTTCCTACATCTTTAAATGATCCTTATTTTGTGGGTTTATGCATTccatcccttcttcttcttctttttttttttttttttttttgatgctatcaatcaataaacaaaatataCTATACACTGTGCTAACTACTGGgtgatatacaaagacaaaaaaataaaacaagctttgttctcatggagcttatattTGACTTATCCACTATCTCCCAGGAACTATTCTATTCCTTCCCTCTGTCTTATTCTTTCACCTCCATCTGACACATTACCCTTCTATCCCTTATGTCCTATTCCTCCTACTTCTCACCTCTAGTCTCCATTACTCTTTCTTCTGATCCTGTCTCTTACCCTTTCTTATCTCCTTGATCCTTGGGAATAGGTATTCAATCTCATCCCCTTCCATGACCCTTATCTTTTATTCTTGAGCATAATAACCACTCATTTTGAGTTGAGTTAGTATCCCATTACTTGTTCTCAAGCACATGTTTCTGTTGCTGGTACTTTCTGGATGCCCAGAAACCAAGTGTTCTCCAGGTGCCTATGAAATGACTATTAAGGGAATAAATAGTTAAATCTTGGTATCATGTTCAATATAGTCCCCTAGTCTTACTCTCAATAAAATTAAGAACTTAACCTTTTGGGATGCAAACATTTTGCACCTATAGTATAGATATTTCTTTTGTGTACCTTGCAGATAGTAGGCAGTATTGACTGAATAAATGCAACAGGTGTTGCATACCAGAAATCTCCTAGTCCCCTTTGGCTAGCTAGGGCAGGACATTCATTACAGAGACCTAGAAGTGGGTCTCTTCTGATCTTGGTCTTCTAGTGTTagacatatgaatgtatatagtCAGGTTAGTCAAAGATATTTGTGAAACATAAATATGATTGTCTCAGACTTAACTGAAGCTCTTGTTCAGGCTTTGGGATTTTTGTCATGCTAAACTTTGTCTTAAACTTGAATCCCTGTTCTCTGCCTTCTGGGGTTCAGGCAGGTCCCTGTTGTATTACTTTACTCTTTGCTTCCTTTCTCTAGGTCCCCCAGTTTCCCCATTATCCAGGACTCCATGCTGAAGGGCAAACTGGGAGTTCCAGAGCTGCGTGTTGGGCGCCTCATGAACCGTTCTATATCTTGTACTATGAAGAACCCCAAAGTAGAAGTGTTTGGCTACCCTCCCAGCCCCCAGGCAGGTCTCCCCTGCCCCCAGCACGTGGGCCTCCCTCCCCCAGCACGGACCTCTCCCTTGGTACATGGTCTGGGGCGGAATTGGGTGGGGTATTGGAATGGTGGAAATGGGGAGACTAGCTCCAGGGATTAAGGCTTTAGATTTACATGGCTTTGGCCCACATAAATATCTGCTGAAGTACTATCAATTATTGAATGATGTAGGTTAAGGATTGAGAGGGTTGAAGGGAGAGGGATGTATTTACATGGAGATTGAAAATAGGTTAAATTTTTCTTGCTAGTTAATTTCAATTTAGTAGATTCCCATAGAGCCAGACCGTCAGGTAGAAAGGACAGACTTTTTTGAGGGGTGGTGATATAAAATAGGTTAGCACTATTTCGTGGCTGAAATAAAGCTTCTTAATCAGTGGCTTCTATTTTCCACCTTTTCCTTCCAGGAAGAGGAACAAAGGGAATGGTCATATCACCTTTTCTACCAGAGATATTAACAAATACCTAAAGGCTCTAGACTGTCAAGTTTGGGTGCACGAGTCCCATCATTTAAAACTTGTGTAAACACCGGGAATTCTTAGAAttgtctagatttgaacttggccATGGGCCTGATGCTCTAAGGAGAGTTTTGTGGGATTAGAGTAAGTATTGTAGGCTGTGGAAAGGTTTTACAGGGACCTTCTCTTTCCTTGTCAGGTCAGTGGTCATTGCAAGAACATTCCCACCCTGGAATATGGATTTCTTGTCCAGGTAAACAAGCTTGGGTCCCATCTCTTCATATACTTCTTATTGTTGGATTAATTTTTTCTACCATATTTGAACTGCATACTCCATCATTTGATTAACTGTCTTATATATCCCTGTATCCCACCATACCTCCTTCTCTCTTATCTCTTGCACTTGGGTTTTTAGGATATGAAAAAGAAGGCATGAGTTTTATCCTCAGTGAGAAAAAACTCACAcatgaaacaattagaaaataatacaagCTTAGTATATGACTTATTGCCCTCCAGTAGCTTTCCTTTACCAAAGCCCATCATTACTTGCCATGTAATTACTTGTCATGtactttttttccagtttttccttttgaattttcttgCTTCCATGCTTTTGCTCACACTAGTCCCTTTATTTGGAATTCTCTGCTTACCAATTTCTTCCcattaaaattttacttatttttcaagTTCAAGTTTAGATGCTATTTCCTCATCATGGAAATCAACTTGAAAAGCTCTCATACTCTTCTGCAATATTCCTAACACTGCCCAAACTTAATTCTAAGTACTGCTTTCTTctgttatttatgtatttattttaataatagctcacatttatatgccCATATTAAAGTTCTAGTGATTATTCATGCAAACTTTGTCAGGTCCTTCCAAGCTAGAAGAGCTTCAAGAATGTGCCTCAGGATGGATTGGTGTCTGTTAGCCTTTCAAAAACCAGcagaataaatatgtattatatctaggatatactgcaatatatttaacatatataggactgcttgccatcttggggggggggtggaaggagggaggggaaaaatcggaacagaaacgagtgcaagggataatgttgtaaaaaattaccctggcatggattctgtcaatacaaagttattattaaataaaattaaattaaaaaaaaaaccagcagaaTTTAGAGATTCTCATCACTAGAAGACTTGTCATCagcctataatttttttaaatcatagcaaCTCATGAAGACCTTTTAGT
Proteins encoded:
- the PARP6 gene encoding protein mono-ADP-ribosyltransferase PARP6 isoform X8, encoding MDIKSQYWTDDDSDGDNESEEFLYGVQGSCAADLYRHPQLDADIEAVKEIYSENSVSIREYGTIDDVDIDLHINISFLDEEVSTAWKVLRTEPIVLRLRFSLSQYLDGPEPSIEVFQPSNKEGFGLGLQLKKILGMFTSQQWKHLSNDFLKTQQEKRHSWFKASGTIKKFRAGLSIFSPIPKSPSFPIIQDSMLKGKLGVPELRVGRLMNRSISCTMKNPKVEVFGYPPSPQAGLPCPQHVGLPPPARTSPLVSGHCKNIPTLEYGFLVQIMKYAEQRIPTLNEYCVVCDEQHVFQNGSMLKPAVCTRELCVFSFYTLGVMSGAAEEVATGAEVVDLLVAMCRAALESPRKSIIFEPYPSVVDPSDPKTLAFNPKKKNYERLQKALDSVMSIREMTQGSYLEIKKQMDKLDPLAHPLLQWIISSNRSHIVKLPLSRQLKFMHTSHQFLLLSSPPAKEARFRTAKKLYGSTFAFHGSHIENWHSILRNGLVNASYTKLQEWEKDSIGCLLRMS